One segment of Deinococcus sp. Leaf326 DNA contains the following:
- a CDS encoding DNA double-strand break repair nuclease NurA: MRRMRIRLDPWPVDTNGGQLGLQSFDGTLDDLETERWVALPARPIPERLRQVFVVDGKRRMESRLFIEDDFGQSGLGGFGAFVVGAVELCPHGSRQAELREVKAARLLAHAPDLRLDPMTLSPRNPHTGQLEYTPVAMQGTDALAALNLLQGQMLAAEQRLSHALASRVPADEQDDREWLSALTVQDGTLRGQNLDGAVVGCVKTMETMYLPPDRAALLAELRPGERTPVMRMTYRNGQFTRLIWYVRLCEAAFYQHPMAGVMRLEMFAPDDPSFLPPIVRQVANLSGTLLTRLGSRAHKDPRAPQNLIPTAALEQAMGRSMGSADLVTRRIRAHIASLHPQAVA, encoded by the coding sequence ATGCGCCGCATGCGTATTCGCCTCGACCCCTGGCCGGTAGACACGAACGGGGGGCAACTCGGTCTCCAGAGCTTCGACGGCACCCTCGACGACCTCGAAACAGAGCGCTGGGTGGCGCTGCCCGCCCGTCCCATCCCGGAACGGCTGCGGCAGGTGTTCGTCGTGGACGGCAAACGCCGCATGGAATCCCGCCTGTTCATCGAAGACGATTTCGGGCAGAGCGGCCTGGGCGGCTTCGGGGCCTTCGTGGTCGGGGCCGTGGAACTCTGCCCGCACGGCTCCAGACAGGCCGAACTGCGGGAGGTGAAGGCGGCGCGGCTGCTGGCCCACGCGCCGGACCTGCGCCTGGACCCCATGACCCTGTCGCCCCGCAATCCGCACACCGGGCAGCTGGAATACACCCCGGTCGCCATGCAGGGCACGGACGCCCTGGCCGCCCTGAACCTGTTGCAGGGGCAGATGCTGGCCGCCGAGCAGCGCCTTTCGCACGCGCTGGCCTCCCGCGTGCCGGCCGACGAGCAGGACGACCGCGAGTGGCTGAGTGCCCTGACCGTGCAGGACGGCACCCTGCGCGGGCAGAATCTCGACGGCGCGGTGGTCGGCTGCGTCAAGACCATGGAGACCATGTACCTCCCGCCCGACCGCGCGGCCCTGCTGGCCGAACTCAGGCCCGGCGAGCGCACCCCCGTCATGCGCATGACCTACCGCAACGGGCAGTTCACCCGCTTGATCTGGTACGTGCGGCTGTGCGAGGCGGCCTTCTATCAGCACCCCATGGCAGGCGTCATGCGTCTGGAGATGTTCGCGCCGGATGACCCGAGCTTTCTGCCGCCCATCGTGCGGCAGGTGGCGAACCTTAGCGGCACCCTCCTGACCCGCCTGGGCAGCCGCGCCCACAAGGACCCGCGCGCGCCGCAGAACCTCATTCCCACGGCGGCGCTCGAGCAGGCGATGGGCCGCTCAATGGGCAGCGCCGACCTCGTGACCCGGCGTATCCGGGCGCACATCGCCTCGCTGCACCCGCAGGCGGTCGCGTGA